DNA from Petropleomorpha daqingensis:
GTGAGGACGACGTCGCCGGGCAGCAGCGTCATGACGTCGGAGATGTAGGAGATCAGCGTCGGGACGTCGAACAGCAGTTGGCTGGTTCGGCCCTTCTGCCGCGGGGCGCCGTCCACGGTGCAGAGGACCTCGAGGTCCGCCGGGTCCTTGCCCAGGCCGGCGAGATCGGTCTCGATCCACGGGCCGAGCGGGCAGAACGAGTCGAAGCCCTTGGCGCGGGTCCACTGCCCGTCGCTCTTCTGCATGTCCCGCTCGGTGACGTCGTTGCCGATCGTGTAGCCGAAGATCGCCCCGGCGACCTGGTCGGGGCGCACGTGCCGGGCGCCCCGGGCGCCGATGACGACGGCGAGCTCGGCCTCGTGGTGCACGTTGGTGCTGCCCGGCGGGATGCGGATGGCGTCGCCGGGACCGATCACCGAGGTCGACGGCTTGAGGAACAGCAGCGGCGCCTTGGGCGCATCGCCGGTGTTCATCTCCTTGACGTGCTCGGCGTAGTTCTTGCCGACGCAGACCACCTTGCTCGGCAGGATCGGCGAGACCAGCCGCACGTCGGCCTGCGCGAAGCGGGCGCCGGTGAACGAGATCTGGCCGAAGGGGTGGCCCTCGATCTGGGCGACGTTGCCGTCGCCGTCGAGGACGCCGAAGGACATGCCCTGAGGGCTGGCGAAGCGGACGATGCGCACGGGTCGAGGCTA
Protein-coding regions in this window:
- a CDS encoding fumarylacetoacetate hydrolase family protein — its product is MRIVRFASPQGMSFGVLDGDGNVAQIEGHPFGQISFTGARFAQADVRLVSPILPSKVVCVGKNYAEHVKEMNTGDAPKAPLLFLKPSTSVIGPGDAIRIPPGSTNVHHEAELAVVIGARGARHVRPDQVAGAIFGYTIGNDVTERDMQKSDGQWTRAKGFDSFCPLGPWIETDLAGLGKDPADLEVLCTVDGAPRQKGRTSQLLFDVPTLISYISDVMTLLPGDVVLTGTPSGVGPIFPGERVDVTIEGLGTLSNPVADADRVSTAGGSR